One window of Saccharomyces mikatae IFO 1815 strain IFO1815 genome assembly, chromosome: 8 genomic DNA carries:
- the CRG1 gene encoding S-adenosylmethionine-dependent methyltransferase (similar to Saccharomyces cerevisiae CRG1 (YHR209W)), translated as MPKTSYLDKNFESSHYNDVRPSYPLSLVNEIMKFHEGPCKSLVDIGCGTGKATFLFEPYFEEVTGVDPSSAMLFIAEKVKNELKLSNKIKFINSAAEDLSSIQPETVDMVISAEAIHWCNLEQLFHQVSSILRSDGTFAFWFYIQPEFVDVGPEALDVYYKYGWSKNYMGRYLDDNQREVLLNYGGKKLRSLLSDQFKDIEVTIYSPSDTKASTVSAEKNQFLWQTTITLNQFKEFVKSWSLYSSWTKDNPHEPDIADTFVNELKEVCHCENLDVPLKVEWSTFYYLCRKRE; from the coding sequence CCTATCTTTAGTCAATGAAATCATGAAATTTCATGAAGGTCCGTGCAAAAGTTTGGTAGATATTGGATGTGGTACAGGAAAAGCAACTTTCCTCTTCGAACCATATTTCGAGGAAGTCACTGGCGTTGACCCCTCTTCTGCCATGCTCTTCATTGCTGAGAAggtaaaaaatgaacttaAATTGAGCAACAAGATCAAATTTATTAATTCTGCTGCAGAAGACTTATCCAGTATTCAGCCAGAAACTGTGGATATGGTTATCAGTGCGGAAGCTATTCACTGGTGTAATCTCGAGCAGCTATTCCACCAAGTTTCCTCCATATTACGAAGTGATGGGACTTTTGCATTTTGGTTTTATATTCAGCCGGAATTTGTGGACGTTGGTCCAGAAGCCTTAGACGTATACTACAAATATGGATGGAGCAAAAATTACATGGGTAGGTACCTGGACGACAACCAACGGGAAGTCTTGTTAAATTACGGTGGTAAAAAACTACGTTCTTTATTATCAGACCAATTCAAGGATATTGAGGTAACAATTTACAGTCCTTCAGATACTAAGGCATCAACAGTATctgctgaaaaaaatcagttCCTTTGGCAAACAACTATCACCTTGAATCAATTCAAAGAGTTTGTGAAAAGTTGGAGCTTATACTCTTCTTGGACAAAAGATAATCCACATGAGCCGGATATTGCGGATACATTCGTTAATGAGTTGAAGGAGGTTTGTCATTGTGAGAACTTGGATGTTCCTTTGAAAGTAGAGTGGTCGACGTTTTATTACTTATGTAGGAAAAGAGAATAG
- the SMKI08G2520 gene encoding aldose 1-epimerase superfamily protein (similar to Saccharomyces cerevisiae YHR210C) has protein sequence MTKDNTGDKYAVITIGDEKRFHATISELGATLLDLKVNNQSIVLGYPKIQDYISDGDNYIGATVGRYANRIFKGTFDLEDGPHQLTVNNCGNTNHSSISSFHLKKYKASPVENPLEDVYIVKFSLLDDHTLPNEFPGDLAVTLKYTLNVAHMTLDMEYEAKLVNGEATPINMTNHTYFNLNKSKDEKSIRGTEVRLCSDKSLEVSEGALIPTGKIIKRDIATFDSPKPTILRDDGPNYDYGFLIDTNKDLKVTDSVSVNKLVPVFKAYHPESHLSLEVSTTEPTVLFYTGDNLCGNFTPRAGFAVEQGRYVDAINRDEWRGCVLLKRGEVYTSKTQYRFEI, from the coding sequence ATGACGAAAGACAATACCGGCGACAAATACGCAGTCATCACAATTGGTGATGAGAAAAGGTTTCATGCAACAATTTCAGAGCTTGGTGCTACTTTGCTTGACTTAAAAGTAAATAATCAATCAATTGTTCTAGGGTATCCGAAAATACAAGACTACATTTCGGATGGGGACAATTACATTGGTGCTACTGTTGGTCGTTATGCTAATCGTATTTTCAAAGGTACCTTTGATTTGGAAGATGGTCCTCATCAATTGACCGTGAACAATTGTGGAAACACGAATCATAGTAGTATCAGCTCTTTTCACCTCAAGAAATATAAGGCATCTCCGGTTGAAAATCCTCTCGAGGACGTTTACATTGTTAAGTTCTCGTTGTTGGATGACCACACGTTACCTAATGAATTTCCAGGTGATCTAGCAGTTACGCTAAAGTACACATTGAATGTCGCCCACATGACTCTGGACATGGAATATGAGGCAAAATTGGTTAATGGAGAGGCTACTCCTATCAACATGACGAATCACACGTACTTTAATTTGAACAAATCTAAGGATGAAAAATCTATTAGAGGAACAGAGGTTAGACTTTGCTCTGATAAATCATTAGAAGTCAGTGAAGGAGCACTAATCCCTACTGGCAAAATCATTAAAAGAGATATCGCTACTTTTGACTCTCCCAAACCCACCATTCTGCGGGATGATGGGCCAAATTATGACTATGGTTTCCTTATTGATACAAACAAAGATTTGAAGGTCACAGACTCAGTGAGCGTAAACAAGTTGGTCCCAGTTTTTAAGGCTTATCATCCTGAATCACACCTCTCTTTGGAAGTTTCAACAACAGAACCAACTGTTCTATTTTACACAGGTGACAATCTGTGTGGCAATTTCACGCCAAGGGCTGGGTTTGCAGTTGAACAAGGTAGATATGTTGATGCGATCAACCGTGATGAATGGAGAGGTTGCGTTCTTTTAAAACGTGGTGAAGTATATACTTCTAAGACTCAGTATCGTTTTGAGATATAG